A single region of the Corallincola holothuriorum genome encodes:
- the pyk gene encoding pyruvate kinase, giving the protein MLRRTKIVTTLGPATDRDGNLEKIIRAGANVVRMNFSHGSPEDHIKRADDVRAIAKKLGRYVAILGDLQGPKIRVSTFKEGKIHLTIGDKFTLDSDLPKGEGNKEAVGLDYKELPQDVTAGDLLLLDDGRVQLEVTLVEGNKVHTVVTVAGPLSNNKGINKKGGGLSAAALTDKDKADIVTAAKIGVDYLAVSFPRSGADMNYARELAEAAGLKAHMVAKVERAEVVATEEALDDVILASDCVMVARGDLGVEIGDPELVGCQKRMISRARALDRTVITATQMMESMIENPMPTRAEVMDVANAVLDGTDAVMLSAETAAGKFPEETVTAMSNVCIGAEKHPRVNVSRHRINEIFTNSQETAAMSAMYAANHMEGVKAIVALTDSGRTPLIMSRITSNLPIYGMSRHSAALNVMALYRGVKPVAFDMAQHDENTLVRGALDTLLERGLLEPGDLVIMTKGDIANTSGSTNTMKILTA; this is encoded by the coding sequence ATGCTTAGACGAACAAAAATCGTAACGACACTTGGTCCAGCAACAGACCGTGACGGCAACCTGGAAAAAATTATCCGTGCAGGCGCCAATGTTGTTCGAATGAATTTCTCTCACGGTAGTCCTGAAGATCATATCAAACGTGCCGATGACGTCCGTGCGATAGCCAAAAAACTCGGCCGCTATGTGGCAATACTAGGTGATTTGCAAGGCCCGAAGATCCGTGTTTCAACCTTCAAAGAGGGTAAGATCCATTTAACTATCGGCGACAAATTTACCTTAGACAGTGATCTGCCTAAGGGTGAAGGTAACAAAGAGGCTGTAGGACTCGATTACAAAGAACTACCTCAAGATGTTACCGCGGGCGATCTGCTGCTATTAGATGATGGCCGCGTCCAGCTGGAAGTCACGCTCGTCGAAGGAAACAAAGTACACACTGTCGTCACAGTAGCCGGTCCTCTATCCAACAATAAGGGTATCAACAAGAAAGGGGGTGGATTATCTGCTGCCGCTCTTACCGATAAAGATAAGGCCGATATCGTCACTGCAGCGAAGATCGGTGTTGATTACCTCGCGGTATCCTTCCCGCGTTCAGGTGCAGATATGAACTACGCTCGAGAACTGGCCGAAGCGGCCGGTTTAAAAGCGCATATGGTGGCAAAAGTAGAGCGAGCAGAAGTGGTTGCCACAGAAGAAGCGCTAGATGACGTTATTCTTGCCTCAGACTGTGTCATGGTTGCCCGTGGTGATCTCGGTGTTGAAATCGGTGATCCTGAACTGGTGGGCTGCCAAAAGCGGATGATATCCAGAGCTCGTGCACTCGACCGCACGGTGATCACCGCAACGCAGATGATGGAATCGATGATTGAAAACCCGATGCCAACCCGTGCAGAAGTGATGGACGTCGCCAATGCCGTTCTTGATGGCACAGACGCCGTAATGCTTTCTGCCGAAACGGCCGCCGGTAAGTTCCCGGAAGAGACAGTCACAGCGATGTCTAACGTCTGTATCGGCGCCGAAAAACATCCTCGAGTAAACGTTAGTCGTCACCGTATCAATGAGATTTTTACAAATTCTCAAGAAACCGCGGCGATGTCTGCTATGTACGCTGCGAATCATATGGAAGGCGTCAAAGCCATTGTCGCTCTGACAGACAGCGGCCGTACACCACTCATTATGTCCCGTATTACCTCTAATTTGCCTATTTATGGCATGAGCCGCCACTCAGCTGCACTCAACGTGATGGCGCTCTACCGTGGTGTTAAGCCGGTAGCATTTGATATGGCACAGCATGATGAAAATACCTTGGTACGTGGAGCACTCGATACACTGCTAGAGCGCGGTCTACTCGAGCCTGGAGATCTGGTCATTATGACCAAAGGTGATATCGCCAATACATCGGGAAGCACCAATACAATGAAGATTTTGACCGCTTAG
- a CDS encoding MurR/RpiR family transcriptional regulator, with the protein MNTLEKISKNLNGFSKSERKVAEVILAAPQTAIHSSIAALAKLADVSEPTVNRFCRRLDTKGFPDFKLHLAQSLANGTPYVNRHVEESDGPDAYTSKIFETAMASLDTARNSLDATQINRAVDILTQANKISFFGLGASASVAHDATNKFFRFNVPVVFFEDVLMQRMSCINSAEGDVIVLISHTGRTKSLVELAQLARESGATVIAITSKDSPLAQEANLILAMDVPEDTDIYMPMASRLAQLCLVDVLATGFTLRRGPRFRDNLRKVKESLKQSRFNKAEYD; encoded by the coding sequence ATGAACACCCTTGAAAAAATCTCCAAAAATTTAAACGGCTTTAGCAAATCAGAACGCAAAGTAGCAGAAGTTATTTTGGCGGCCCCACAAACCGCTATCCATTCCAGCATCGCAGCACTGGCGAAACTGGCTGATGTCAGCGAGCCAACAGTCAATCGTTTCTGCCGACGCTTGGACACAAAAGGCTTCCCCGACTTTAAGCTCCATCTGGCGCAAAGTTTGGCCAACGGCACCCCATACGTTAACCGTCACGTTGAAGAGAGCGATGGGCCTGACGCCTACACCTCAAAAATTTTCGAAACTGCCATGGCCAGCCTAGATACGGCTCGCAATAGCTTAGATGCAACGCAGATTAACCGCGCAGTGGATATCTTAACCCAAGCCAACAAGATATCGTTTTTTGGTTTGGGCGCGTCAGCCAGTGTTGCACATGATGCAACCAATAAATTTTTCCGCTTTAACGTTCCTGTGGTCTTCTTCGAAGATGTACTGATGCAACGTATGAGCTGCATTAACAGTGCCGAAGGTGATGTTATTGTGCTGATTTCACACACTGGGCGCACGAAGAGCCTGGTTGAGTTAGCCCAGCTGGCCAGAGAAAGCGGTGCCACAGTTATCGCCATTACAAGCAAAGACTCCCCTTTAGCACAAGAAGCCAACCTGATCCTTGCCATGGATGTACCGGAAGATACTGACATCTATATGCCAATGGCATCCAGATTGGCGCAACTCTGTTTAGTTGACGTATTAGCAACAGGCTTTACTTTGCGCCGCGGCCCTCGATTCAGAGACAATCTACGTAAAGTGAAAGAGAGCCTGAAACAATCTCGCTTTAACAAAGCTGAATACGATTAA
- the zwf gene encoding glucose-6-phosphate dehydrogenase produces MTLAQPDQPVDLVLFGARGDLVRRKLLPALYQLEKANAIATDTRIVGVTRGDYSREQYVELVHDALSEFMKESIDDEVWSRFRVRLHYLKIDLTNLADYDQFKAFLDHEKRVMVNYFAVPPSVFGEISKGLHTSGSIGASTRVVVEKPIGHDLESSKEINDAVAAYFDESQIYRIDHYLGKETVLNLLSLRFANSLLTTNWDHNTIDHVQITVAEEVGIEGRWGYFDQAGQMRDMIQNHLLQVLSLIAMEPPADLDAESIRTEKLKVLKALRPITARDVDEKTVRGQYGRGFLRGKPVPGYLEEAGANADSATETFVAVRADIDNWRWAGVPFYLRTGKRMPGKLSEIVIQFKELPHHIFSNYDHVPANKLTIRLQPDEGVELKMMNKVPGLDARMKLQQTTLDLSFSETFKDERIADAYERLLLEAMMGNQTLFVCRQEVEEAWKWVDGIIDAWQLSSDAPRSYQAGSWGPCTAIGLMTKDGRAWNE; encoded by the coding sequence ATGACCTTAGCCCAACCCGATCAGCCTGTAGACTTGGTGCTGTTCGGTGCCCGTGGAGATCTGGTTCGCCGCAAATTGCTGCCGGCGTTGTACCAGTTAGAAAAGGCCAATGCTATTGCGACAGATACCCGTATTGTGGGCGTGACACGTGGCGATTATAGTCGTGAACAATACGTGGAGCTGGTTCATGATGCGCTGTCAGAGTTTATGAAAGAATCGATAGACGATGAGGTGTGGTCGCGTTTTCGTGTCCGTTTACATTATCTTAAGATCGATCTGACTAACCTCGCTGATTATGACCAGTTTAAAGCGTTTCTCGATCATGAAAAACGCGTAATGGTGAACTATTTTGCGGTGCCGCCGTCTGTGTTTGGAGAGATATCGAAAGGCCTGCATACGTCTGGATCCATCGGTGCTTCTACACGTGTCGTGGTAGAAAAGCCGATAGGTCATGACCTCGAGTCATCAAAAGAGATAAACGATGCGGTGGCGGCCTATTTTGATGAATCGCAGATATATCGTATTGATCACTATCTAGGTAAGGAAACCGTTCTTAACTTACTGTCGCTGCGCTTTGCCAACTCATTGCTGACGACCAATTGGGATCACAATACCATTGACCATGTGCAGATCACGGTAGCAGAAGAGGTCGGGATTGAAGGGCGCTGGGGCTATTTTGATCAAGCTGGTCAAATGCGGGACATGATCCAAAATCACCTCCTGCAAGTGCTATCTTTAATTGCGATGGAGCCGCCTGCAGATCTTGATGCAGAGAGTATCAGAACAGAAAAGCTGAAGGTGTTAAAAGCGCTCCGCCCGATCACCGCGAGAGATGTGGACGAGAAAACCGTCAGAGGCCAATATGGTCGCGGCTTTTTGCGCGGAAAACCTGTGCCTGGATACCTGGAAGAGGCTGGCGCAAATGCGGATTCAGCGACGGAGACATTTGTTGCGGTTAGAGCTGACATCGATAACTGGCGCTGGGCAGGTGTTCCTTTCTATCTGCGTACCGGTAAGCGTATGCCAGGTAAGCTCAGTGAGATCGTGATCCAATTTAAAGAATTACCGCATCATATTTTTAGTAACTATGACCATGTACCAGCGAATAAGCTCACCATCCGTTTACAACCGGATGAAGGTGTTGAGTTGAAGATGATGAACAAAGTGCCGGGTTTGGATGCGCGAATGAAGTTGCAACAAACGACACTTGATCTCTCTTTTTCTGAAACCTTTAAAGACGAGCGTATCGCTGACGCTTATGAACGTTTATTGCTGGAAGCGATGATGGGGAATCAAACCCTATTCGTTTGTCGGCAGGAAGTTGAGGAAGCGTGGAAGTGGGTGGATGGTATTATCGATGCATGGCAGTTGAGTAGTGATGCTCCCAGGAGTTATCAGGCGGGCTCGTGGGGGCCTTGTACTGCCATTGGGCTGATGACTAAGGATGGTCGAGCCTGGAACGAATAA
- a CDS encoding glucokinase — MAEQYLGLIADVGGTNIRLQLVDLATGTRSELRKYLCANYPTIVDAIQQYLTDAGQPPVTHACIAIACPTNNDWIAMTNHSWAFSVKETQATLGWHALHLINDYTAISMSLPHLTDEQKVQVGGVEAKSGAPIAVFGPGTGLGVAHLVQHDNFWMSLPGEGGHVDFAPIDEVDAHILAFLSKKYEHVSVEQLLSGPGIVQMYQAIADMKGEAAVFTDAAEISQAGIDGSCAVAQLTMEQFCRVMGSFGGNLALNLGAFGGVFIAGGIVPRFIEFLKASEYRQRFEAKGRFREFNAGIPTFVVTEEQPGLVGAAAYLMQTV, encoded by the coding sequence ATGGCAGAGCAATACTTGGGCCTGATCGCCGACGTCGGCGGAACGAATATTCGATTGCAATTGGTTGATCTGGCGACGGGTACACGTAGCGAATTACGCAAATACCTATGTGCTAATTACCCCACCATTGTTGATGCCATTCAGCAATATCTAACGGATGCTGGTCAACCGCCAGTGACCCATGCTTGCATTGCTATCGCATGCCCAACGAATAACGATTGGATAGCGATGACCAACCATAGCTGGGCGTTTTCGGTGAAAGAAACACAAGCGACTCTGGGATGGCATGCACTGCATCTGATCAATGATTACACGGCCATCTCTATGTCGTTGCCACATTTGACTGACGAACAAAAAGTTCAGGTGGGTGGTGTTGAGGCCAAGTCAGGCGCACCCATTGCGGTATTCGGACCAGGCACCGGCTTGGGGGTTGCGCATTTGGTACAGCATGACAACTTCTGGATGAGTTTGCCGGGCGAGGGCGGTCATGTAGATTTTGCCCCTATTGATGAGGTAGATGCGCACATATTGGCATTTTTAAGTAAAAAATATGAGCACGTCTCAGTTGAGCAGCTATTGTCCGGTCCAGGCATTGTGCAGATGTATCAGGCTATCGCTGATATGAAAGGTGAGGCTGCTGTGTTCACTGATGCTGCAGAAATCAGTCAAGCCGGTATCGATGGTAGCTGTGCTGTCGCTCAATTAACTATGGAGCAGTTCTGCCGTGTTATGGGTAGTTTTGGTGGCAACTTGGCTCTCAACTTAGGTGCTTTTGGTGGTGTATTTATTGCTGGTGGTATTGTGCCGCGATTCATCGAGTTTTTGAAAGCCAGTGAGTATCGTCAGCGCTTTGAAGCGAAAGGGCGTTTCCGAGAGTTTAATGCTGGGATCCCGACGTTCGTCGTGACGGAAGAGCAGCCTGGCTTAGTTGGTGCCGCGGCCTATCTAATGCAAACGGTATAA
- the gap gene encoding type I glyceraldehyde-3-phosphate dehydrogenase, with translation MTIKVGINGFGRIGRFVFRAACERNDIEVVGINDLIDVDYMAYMLKYDSTHGRFNGTVEVEGGNLIVNGKTVRVTAERDPEALAWGDIGVDVVAEATGIFLTDETARKHITAGAKKVVLTGPSKDATPMFVMGVNHESYAGQDIVSNASCTTNCLAPVAKVLNDKWGIESGLMTTVHATTATQKTVDGPSAKDWRGGRGASQNIIPSSTGAAKAVGVVLPELNGKLTGMAFRVPTANVSVVDLTVNLKEAATYEQICAAMKEASEGALKGVLGYTEDQVVSQDFIGEVQTSVFDAKAGVALTDKFVKVVSWYDNEIGYSNKVLDLAAHITK, from the coding sequence ATGACTATCAAAGTCGGTATTAATGGGTTTGGACGTATCGGTCGTTTCGTATTTCGTGCTGCTTGTGAGCGCAATGACATCGAAGTTGTTGGCATCAACGACTTAATCGATGTTGACTACATGGCTTACATGCTGAAGTACGACTCAACTCACGGTCGTTTCAACGGTACCGTAGAAGTAGAAGGTGGCAACCTTATCGTTAACGGTAAGACTGTTCGTGTTACTGCTGAGCGTGATCCTGAAGCTCTGGCTTGGGGTGATATCGGTGTTGATGTTGTTGCTGAAGCAACTGGTATCTTCCTGACTGACGAAACAGCTCGTAAGCACATCACAGCTGGCGCCAAGAAAGTTGTTCTGACTGGTCCTTCTAAAGATGCTACGCCAATGTTCGTAATGGGTGTTAACCACGAATCTTACGCTGGCCAAGACATCGTTTCTAACGCTTCTTGTACTACTAACTGCTTGGCACCTGTTGCTAAAGTACTGAACGACAAGTGGGGCATTGAAAGCGGTCTGATGACTACTGTTCACGCTACTACTGCTACTCAGAAAACTGTTGACGGTCCTTCTGCGAAAGACTGGCGCGGTGGTCGTGGTGCTTCTCAGAACATCATCCCATCTTCAACTGGTGCAGCTAAAGCTGTAGGCGTTGTTCTTCCAGAACTGAACGGCAAGTTGACTGGTATGGCATTCCGCGTCCCAACTGCTAACGTTTCAGTTGTTGACCTGACTGTTAACCTGAAAGAAGCTGCAACTTACGAGCAGATCTGTGCTGCGATGAAAGAAGCTTCTGAAGGTGCTCTGAAAGGTGTTCTGGGTTACACAGAAGATCAGGTTGTATCTCAAGACTTCATCGGTGAAGTACAGACTTCAGTATTCGATGCGAAAGCTGGTGTTGCTCTGACCGACAAGTTCGTAAAAGTTGTATCTTGGTACGACAACGAAATCGGTTATTCAAACAAGGTTCTGGACCTGGCTGCTCACATCACTAAGTAA
- the malQ gene encoding 4-alpha-glucanotransferase yields MNQELIEKLSLLRGVESNYVDAWGNPATVDASSKAALLSAMGYATEDDAKLEQQYQANLASVWQNMLPKVLVVRKSESYPLELHLPIDDLKVPVNWTLELEDGEKLKGTFTPLDGQLVGSETIEGVEYKALKVFLKLDAPIGYHTLVLRNAKRKKLADTRFIIAPQASFIPNEIASGKKVWGPSVQMYCLRSQRNWGIGDFTDLTYLVENVAKGGGDFVGLNPIHALYPNNPESASPYSPSSRRWLNVVYIDVEATPEYNASSEAQALVNSNDFQWRLGELRGKDWVDYTGVTQLKLKALRLVFNTFKETVLGSGNEREQAFQAFVAEGGENLREQALYDALQEYFYADGINAWGWPSWPEEFNEYHKPAVAKWAKANPDELNFYLYLQFLADEQLAAVDEKAKGLGMAMGLYRDLAVGVSEGSTEIWANRDLYIAGAAVGAPPDVLGPLGQNWGLPPMDPGKLIEQQYQPMIDLFRSNMRSCGALRIDHVMALLRLWMIPAGKDAKGGAYVYYNIQDLLGILALESHRNHCAIIGEDLGTVPDGISETLQENGVHSYRVFFFEQAEDGGFISPNHYPVQAMATLTTHDMPTLIGFWHCDDLKLGKELGLYPDDNVLQTLYNDRHESKQKILDSLKGHQSLPDYISNDVNWVGMTRDLNYGMQVHMAKGSSSLLSLQLEDWLEMDKPVNVPGTSTEYPNWRRKLSKDLDKLFAEHDVQELMSKLSDARRGASN; encoded by the coding sequence ATGAATCAGGAACTTATTGAAAAGCTCTCGTTACTCAGAGGGGTTGAATCCAATTACGTGGATGCTTGGGGTAACCCCGCCACCGTTGATGCAAGCAGTAAAGCAGCGCTTTTATCTGCGATGGGGTATGCGACGGAGGATGACGCTAAGTTAGAGCAACAGTATCAAGCGAACCTCGCGTCGGTTTGGCAGAACATGCTGCCAAAGGTATTGGTTGTACGTAAGTCGGAAAGCTATCCGCTTGAATTACATCTGCCTATTGATGATTTGAAAGTGCCAGTGAACTGGACCTTAGAACTCGAAGATGGTGAAAAGCTTAAAGGTACCTTCACACCGCTTGATGGTCAGCTGGTTGGCTCAGAAACGATTGAAGGCGTTGAATACAAGGCGCTTAAGGTATTTTTGAAATTAGATGCCCCAATCGGTTATCACACCTTAGTTTTACGTAATGCAAAACGTAAAAAGCTGGCTGATACACGTTTCATTATTGCGCCACAGGCTTCTTTCATTCCTAATGAAATTGCATCTGGCAAGAAGGTCTGGGGCCCTAGCGTCCAGATGTATTGCCTGCGTAGTCAGCGCAACTGGGGTATTGGTGATTTCACCGATTTAACCTATTTGGTAGAGAATGTCGCCAAGGGCGGCGGTGATTTTGTCGGCTTGAACCCTATTCACGCGCTCTATCCAAACAATCCAGAAAGTGCGAGCCCCTATAGCCCATCTTCTCGTCGTTGGCTCAACGTGGTTTATATCGACGTCGAAGCAACACCTGAATATAACGCCAGCTCAGAAGCTCAGGCATTGGTTAATAGCAATGACTTCCAGTGGCGTCTAGGCGAATTACGCGGCAAAGATTGGGTTGATTACACTGGCGTCACTCAGTTAAAGCTTAAAGCCCTCCGTTTGGTCTTCAATACTTTCAAAGAAACAGTGCTGGGCAGCGGTAATGAACGTGAGCAGGCGTTCCAAGCCTTTGTCGCAGAGGGTGGCGAAAACCTGAGAGAGCAGGCGTTATACGATGCTCTGCAGGAGTATTTCTACGCCGACGGTATCAATGCATGGGGATGGCCGAGTTGGCCTGAAGAGTTCAACGAGTACCATAAGCCCGCCGTTGCTAAGTGGGCTAAAGCGAACCCTGATGAATTGAATTTCTACCTCTATTTACAGTTCTTGGCTGATGAACAGCTTGCGGCTGTTGATGAAAAGGCCAAAGGCCTTGGTATGGCGATGGGCTTGTATCGCGATTTGGCTGTTGGTGTCAGTGAAGGTAGTACTGAGATTTGGGCAAACCGTGATCTATATATCGCTGGTGCCGCGGTTGGCGCTCCACCCGATGTACTGGGTCCTTTAGGTCAAAACTGGGGTCTACCACCGATGGATCCTGGTAAGCTGATCGAGCAACAATATCAGCCTATGATCGATCTGTTCCGCTCTAATATGCGCTCATGTGGTGCGCTCCGAATCGACCACGTGATGGCTTTATTGCGCTTGTGGATGATCCCAGCCGGTAAAGACGCGAAGGGTGGGGCATATGTTTACTACAACATTCAAGATCTGCTCGGCATCTTGGCATTAGAAAGCCACCGCAATCATTGCGCTATTATTGGTGAAGATTTGGGTACTGTGCCTGATGGTATCAGTGAGACCCTGCAAGAAAATGGTGTGCATTCATATCGAGTGTTCTTCTTCGAGCAAGCTGAAGATGGCGGATTTATCTCGCCTAATCACTATCCTGTGCAGGCGATGGCTACGTTAACGACACACGATATGCCGACACTGATTGGTTTCTGGCATTGCGATGATCTGAAGTTAGGTAAAGAGTTGGGTCTTTACCCAGACGATAATGTACTGCAGACACTTTACAACGATCGTCATGAAAGTAAGCAGAAGATCTTGGATAGCCTGAAAGGACATCAGTCGCTGCCAGACTACATCTCTAACGATGTGAACTGGGTCGGTATGACCAGAGACCTGAACTATGGAATGCAAGTTCATATGGCGAAGGGAAGTTCTTCACTTCTCAGTTTACAGTTAGAAGACTGGTTAGAGATGGATAAGCCGGTTAACGTACCTGGAACAAGTACTGAGTATCCAAATTGGCGTCGTAAGCTCAGCAAAGATCTAGACAAGTTGTTTGCAGAGCATGATGTACAAGAGCTCATGAGCAAGCTGTCAGATGCGCGCCGTGGAGCCAGCAACTAA
- a CDS encoding DUF4032 domain-containing protein gives MRLQQIAPQEYPLDLGLPWDQPLEGWPEHLLVEMARGISRNVVRFIRCRERIYAVKEINEKLAKHEFQFLRDLQEMDAPSVKPVALVTERSGKPNYALVVTHYLDFSQPYRIMMAEQPWHISYDVLIDAMAELFVWLHLQGVFWGDCSLSNTLFRRDAGRLAAYFVDAETAVSYDRISDGQRELDLMIAQTNVAGELMDLEAGFGLPGGVDPIKVTEDILSKYHKLWSEVNQQIEFGAEEQYQVERRIQRLHDLGYDVEEIEFVTSGENDRLRLLTKVVEPGHHIRRLESLVGIKVQANQARRLLHEITRFMHQYNHRREERGKDKVSEMVAAHIWYEEEYLYILDMFPDEYRSRDDDAELYHQLLEHRWYESENRKQDIGMREAVRSFIANVLEKT, from the coding sequence TTGCGATTACAACAGATAGCACCCCAGGAATATCCTCTGGATCTGGGGTTGCCATGGGACCAGCCCCTTGAGGGCTGGCCCGAACATCTCCTTGTCGAGATGGCCAGAGGTATTTCTCGTAACGTCGTTCGATTTATTCGCTGTAGAGAGCGTATCTACGCAGTAAAAGAGATAAACGAGAAGTTAGCGAAGCATGAATTTCAATTTCTTCGTGACCTGCAGGAGATGGATGCCCCTTCCGTCAAGCCTGTTGCGTTAGTGACTGAGCGCAGCGGTAAACCGAATTACGCTCTCGTCGTCACCCACTATTTAGATTTTTCTCAACCCTATCGCATCATGATGGCAGAGCAGCCATGGCATATCAGCTATGATGTGTTAATAGATGCAATGGCAGAGCTGTTTGTTTGGCTTCATCTTCAAGGTGTCTTTTGGGGGGATTGCTCCCTTTCTAATACTCTTTTTCGCCGAGATGCGGGCCGTCTCGCGGCTTATTTTGTTGATGCAGAAACAGCCGTTTCCTATGACCGGATTTCTGACGGTCAGAGAGAGCTGGATTTGATGATTGCCCAAACCAATGTTGCTGGCGAGTTGATGGATCTTGAAGCTGGCTTTGGTTTGCCTGGCGGTGTTGATCCGATCAAAGTGACAGAAGACATTTTGTCGAAATATCATAAGCTTTGGTCAGAAGTTAACCAACAAATTGAGTTTGGTGCCGAAGAACAGTACCAAGTCGAGCGTCGAATACAGAGATTGCATGATCTTGGTTACGATGTTGAAGAAATAGAGTTTGTTACCAGCGGTGAAAACGATAGGCTAAGATTACTGACAAAAGTCGTTGAACCTGGACACCATATTCGCAGACTGGAATCGTTAGTCGGAATTAAAGTTCAGGCAAATCAGGCAAGGCGCTTGCTGCATGAAATTACCCGTTTTATGCATCAATATAATCACCGGCGTGAAGAGCGCGGTAAAGATAAAGTGTCTGAAATGGTGGCGGCACATATCTGGTATGAAGAAGAGTACCTCTACATTTTGGATATGTTTCCCGACGAATATCGATCGCGAGATGACGATGCTGAGCTATATCATCAGTTACTCGAGCATCGTTGGTATGAATCAGAAAACCGTAAGCAGGACATAGGTATGAGAGAGGCTGTGCGCTCTTTTATTGCAAATGTTCTGGAAAAGACCTAG